A genomic region of Elstera cyanobacteriorum contains the following coding sequences:
- a CDS encoding LacI family DNA-binding transcriptional regulator, which translates to MNRRATAEDVAKAAGVSQATVSRVFTPGGSVSKKAREKVEKAAQDLGYRPNALARGLTQRRTGLIGVVTGDLSSLYDCQLLSHLCGALRGEQWQPLLLRTARSDETGGALLEAMAYQVDAIILAAGSVPPSILDETQTFHTPILMLGKGPTPGVDTICCDNPAGVRLVARHLLAAGHRRIAYIAGNPAAFSERERQAGFTEALAAAGGSLVAVAPGDYTYEGGQAAALSLLTSPTPPDAIFCGNDTMALGALDAARHILGLSVPRDVAIVGFDDITMAAWPGYRLTTVQQPMEKTVAAAVSLLRQRLDGEDLLPQSIRIPVSLVLRASTRPLDV; encoded by the coding sequence ATGAATCGACGGGCTACGGCCGAAGATGTGGCCAAAGCGGCAGGGGTCTCCCAAGCCACGGTATCGCGGGTGTTTACCCCGGGTGGAAGCGTATCCAAAAAAGCGCGCGAAAAGGTGGAAAAAGCTGCCCAGGATCTGGGCTACCGCCCCAATGCGTTGGCCCGCGGGTTAACCCAGCGGCGCACCGGTCTGATCGGCGTTGTCACCGGCGATCTGTCGAGCCTATACGATTGTCAACTGCTCTCCCACCTCTGCGGCGCGTTGCGGGGTGAACAATGGCAACCGTTGCTGCTGCGTACCGCCCGGTCAGACGAAACCGGCGGCGCGCTGCTGGAAGCGATGGCCTATCAGGTCGATGCGATTATTCTGGCGGCGGGCAGCGTGCCGCCGTCGATCCTCGATGAAACCCAAACCTTTCACACGCCGATCCTCATGTTGGGCAAAGGCCCGACGCCAGGGGTGGATACGATTTGCTGCGACAATCCCGCCGGTGTGCGCCTTGTCGCCCGGCACCTGCTGGCGGCGGGCCATCGCCGCATCGCCTATATTGCGGGTAACCCGGCTGCCTTCAGCGAGCGGGAGCGGCAGGCGGGCTTTACCGAAGCCCTGGCGGCGGCGGGCGGCAGTCTCGTGGCAGTGGCCCCCGGTGACTATACCTACGAAGGCGGGCAGGCCGCGGCGCTAAGCCTGCTGACCAGCCCGACCCCACCCGATGCGATTTTCTGCGGTAACGATACGATGGCCTTGGGCGCGCTCGATGCTGCCCGGCATATCCTCGGGTTATCGGTGCCGCGCGATGTTGCCATCGTTGGGTTTGACGATATCACAATGGCCGCTTGGCCGGGGTACCGGCTGACCACCGTGCAACAGCCGATGGAGAAAACCGTGGCGGCGGCGGTGAGTTTGCTGCGTCAACGCCTTGATGGGGAAGACTTGCTGCCGCAATCCATCCGCATTCCCGTTAGCCTTGTCTTGCGGGCGTCCACCCGGCCTTTAGATGTTTAA
- a CDS encoding aconitase X — translation MAFRLTPQDQALLNGEAGAAVASAMSVLSAFSEALGAEELLDISRAHIDGCLFHGQVSLDFVERLVAGDGRVRVPTTLNVGSLDLIHPERVHLVPAAEAPARRLMEAHVALGCIPSFTCAPYQTRFRPKFGEQIAWGESNAIVFANSVIGARTNRYGDFIDLCCALTGRAPAWGLHLDENRRGQILFRLTGFPASQEATDGLFIAVGLLIGSQSVEKVPVIEGLPVPRDEDQLKALGAAAASAGAVGLFHAVGITPEAPTLADALGGQAPLAVITITPADVEAALARLSSVPDGAPLGAVCLGTPHFSLTEWKRLIPLVREIAPRCAVPIYVNTGRATLMALEETGALTGLTDFGVIPVADTCTYITAVLEQIDGVVMTNSGKWAHYAPGNIGVQVAFGSLEECVASAAAGRVVRGAA, via the coding sequence ATGGCCTTCCGACTAACGCCGCAGGATCAGGCGTTGCTGAACGGCGAGGCCGGGGCCGCCGTGGCCTCGGCGATGAGCGTTCTTAGCGCTTTCAGCGAAGCCCTAGGGGCGGAAGAACTGCTCGACATATCCCGCGCGCATATCGACGGCTGCTTATTTCACGGGCAGGTTAGCCTCGATTTCGTCGAACGGCTGGTGGCGGGGGACGGGCGCGTGCGCGTGCCGACGACGCTGAACGTCGGGTCGCTCGATCTTATTCACCCGGAACGGGTCCATCTGGTGCCCGCTGCCGAAGCCCCGGCGCGGCGGTTGATGGAAGCGCATGTCGCCCTTGGCTGCATTCCCTCCTTCACCTGCGCGCCCTATCAGACCCGCTTCCGGCCGAAGTTTGGCGAACAGATCGCCTGGGGCGAATCCAATGCGATTGTTTTTGCGAATTCGGTCATCGGCGCGCGCACCAACCGCTATGGCGATTTTATCGATCTCTGCTGCGCGTTGACAGGTCGCGCCCCGGCTTGGGGGCTGCATCTTGACGAAAATCGGCGCGGACAAATCCTGTTCCGCCTGACCGGCTTCCCCGCCTCTCAGGAAGCGACTGACGGGCTCTTTATCGCCGTAGGCCTCCTGATCGGCAGCCAGAGCGTCGAGAAGGTGCCCGTGATCGAAGGTTTGCCGGTTCCACGCGATGAGGATCAATTGAAGGCCCTGGGCGCCGCCGCCGCCTCGGCCGGGGCGGTCGGGCTGTTCCATGCCGTCGGTATCACGCCGGAAGCGCCAACCCTGGCCGATGCCCTCGGCGGTCAGGCACCCTTGGCGGTGATCACGATTACGCCCGCCGACGTGGAGGCGGCCCTCGCCCGCCTTTCGAGCGTGCCGGATGGGGCGCCGCTGGGGGCGGTCTGCCTTGGTACGCCGCATTTCTCGCTGACCGAATGGAAACGGCTGATCCCGCTAGTGCGCGAGATTGCGCCGCGCTGTGCGGTTCCGATCTATGTCAATACCGGGCGGGCGACGCTCATGGCGCTGGAAGAAACCGGCGCGCTGACCGGTCTTACCGATTTCGGTGTTATCCCGGTGGCCGATACCTGCACCTATATCACGGCGGTTTTAGAGCAAATCGACGGGGTGGTGATGACCAATTCCGGCAAATGGGCGCATTATGCCCCGGGGAATATCGGTGTGCAGGTGGCGTTCGGGTCGTTGGAAGAGTGTGTCGCCTCCGCCGCCGCCGGGCGCGTTGTGCGGGGGGCCGCATGA
- a CDS encoding aconitase X swivel domain-containing protein — protein sequence MIRPGRAYADGQAEGAALVLTEALSFWGGIDSATGTIIDRSHPQVGESVAGKILVMPGARGSSSSSSVLAECLRLGTGPLGILLARPDPILTVAALVARSLYGIACPILVAEIAGIATGDRLRLQANQGGGHAEILPAH from the coding sequence ATGATCCGCCCAGGTCGGGCCTATGCCGATGGGCAGGCGGAGGGCGCGGCGCTCGTGCTGACAGAAGCGCTGAGTTTCTGGGGCGGTATCGATTCGGCGACCGGCACGATCATCGACCGCTCGCACCCGCAGGTGGGGGAGAGTGTGGCCGGGAAAATCCTGGTGATGCCGGGGGCGCGCGGCTCGTCGTCGTCCTCCTCGGTTTTGGCGGAATGCTTGCGGCTCGGCACCGGCCCGCTCGGCATTCTCTTAGCGCGGCCGGATCCGATCTTGACCGTGGCGGCGCTCGTTGCCCGCTCGCTCTATGGGATTGCCTGTCCGATCCTGGTGGCGGAAATCGCGGGGATCGCGACCGGTGACCGTCTGCGCCTGCAGGCCAATCAGGGCGGCGGGCACGCAGAAATTTTGCCCGCGCATTGA
- a CDS encoding TetR/AcrR family transcriptional regulator — MDTRLPVQPLAAASAPAVAAPDTPAPSGRRGRARSEAEILAVAEEVFATYGLHGATTAKIADRAGIPKANIHYYFSTKEALYLRVLKDILEEWLSAAAFDVEDAARPALERYIRAKLNYSRERPQASKVWANEILNGAPLIRAHLEDRLLAWVDAKAAVIQGWIDRGELAPVDPRHLLFSIWATTQHYSDFATQITILLRKEALEADDFEQAAQLLTQMVLGGLATGR; from the coding sequence ATGGATACGCGCCTTCCCGTGCAGCCCCTGGCTGCCGCTTCCGCCCCTGCCGTCGCAGCGCCCGATACACCGGCCCCCTCGGGCCGCCGGGGCCGCGCGCGGTCGGAGGCTGAAATTCTGGCCGTGGCAGAAGAAGTCTTTGCCACCTATGGGCTGCACGGCGCGACCACGGCGAAAATCGCTGACCGCGCGGGTATCCCGAAAGCCAATATCCATTATTATTTCAGCACGAAGGAAGCGCTCTACCTGCGGGTGCTGAAGGATATTCTGGAAGAATGGCTGTCGGCGGCGGCCTTTGATGTGGAGGATGCCGCCCGCCCGGCGCTGGAGCGCTATATTCGCGCTAAGCTGAACTATTCCCGCGAGCGCCCCCAGGCGTCCAAAGTCTGGGCGAATGAGATTTTGAACGGCGCGCCGCTGATCCGCGCGCATCTCGAAGACCGGTTGCTGGCCTGGGTCGATGCCAAGGCGGCGGTCATTCAGGGCTGGATCGACCGGGGGGAACTTGCGCCTGTCGATCCGCGCCACCTGCTGTTCAGCATTTGGGCGACGACGCAGCATTATTCTGACTTTGCCACGCAAATCACCATTCTGCTGCGAAAAGAGGCGCTGGAAGCCGATGATTTCGAGCAGGCGGCGCAGCTCTTGACCCAGATGGTGCTGGGCGGTCTCGCGACGGGGCGCTGA
- a CDS encoding Zn-dependent hydrolase gives MAVNEARLWDSLMEMAKIGATEKGGVCRIALTDLDREGRDLFVKWCKDAGCTISVDQMGNIFARRPGKNNDLPPVMTGSHLDSQPTGGKFDGVYGVLAGLEVVRTLNDFGIETDAPVEVAVWTNEEGSRFAPAMVASGVFAGVFDLDYGLSRADLDGKTMGEELKRIGYAGDLPVGGRPIGAYFEAHIEQGPILEAETKTIGVVTHAQGQRWYEVNVIGQDAHAGPTPMERRKDALVGAARMVGEVNRIGLAHKPFGRATVGLLNPIPNSRNVIPGKVFFTIDFRNPNEDALTAMDAEMRASLAKIAEEQGLEIEITQIWHSPVVTFHEKCVGAVRNATQRLGFSNMEIVSGAGHDACYINRVAPTGMIFIPCEDGISHNEIENAAPADCAAGCNVLLHAMVEAATA, from the coding sequence ATGGCGGTGAACGAGGCGCGTCTGTGGGACAGCCTGATGGAAATGGCCAAGATCGGCGCGACGGAAAAGGGCGGCGTGTGCCGCATCGCGCTGACCGACCTCGACCGCGAGGGGCGCGATCTATTTGTAAAATGGTGCAAGGACGCGGGCTGTACCATCTCCGTCGATCAAATGGGCAATATCTTCGCTCGCCGCCCCGGTAAGAATAATGATCTGCCGCCGGTGATGACTGGCAGCCACCTCGACAGCCAACCGACGGGCGGCAAATTCGACGGCGTGTATGGCGTGCTGGCGGGGCTTGAGGTGGTGCGGACGCTGAATGATTTCGGCATTGAAACCGACGCCCCGGTGGAAGTGGCCGTTTGGACGAATGAAGAAGGCAGCCGTTTCGCCCCGGCAATGGTCGCGTCCGGTGTGTTTGCCGGGGTTTTCGATCTCGACTACGGCCTGTCACGCGCCGATCTCGACGGCAAGACGATGGGCGAGGAGTTGAAGCGCATCGGCTATGCAGGCGACCTGCCGGTCGGCGGGCGCCCGATTGGCGCTTATTTTGAAGCGCATATCGAACAAGGGCCGATTCTGGAAGCCGAAACCAAGACCATCGGCGTCGTGACTCATGCCCAAGGCCAGCGCTGGTACGAGGTCAACGTCATCGGTCAGGATGCCCATGCCGGGCCGACGCCAATGGAGCGCCGCAAGGATGCCCTGGTCGGGGCGGCGCGCATGGTCGGCGAAGTCAACCGCATCGGTCTGGCCCATAAGCCGTTCGGGCGCGCGACGGTGGGGCTGCTGAACCCCATTCCCAATTCGCGCAACGTCATTCCCGGCAAGGTGTTTTTCACCATCGACTTCCGCAATCCGAATGAGGACGCTTTGACGGCGATGGATGCGGAAATGCGGGCCTCGTTGGCCAAAATCGCCGAAGAACAAGGGCTTGAGATCGAGATTACCCAGATTTGGCACTCGCCGGTCGTGACCTTCCACGAAAAATGCGTTGGCGCGGTGCGTAATGCCACCCAGCGTCTCGGGTTTTCCAATATGGAAATTGTCAGCGGTGCCGGGCACGACGCCTGCTACATCAATCGCGTCGCGCCGACCGGGATGATCTTCATCCCCTGCGAAGACGGCATCAGCCACAATGAAATCGAAAATGCCGCTCCGGCTGATTGTGCGGCGGGCTGTAATGTACTGCTGCACGCCATGGTCGAAGCAGCAACGGCTTAA
- a CDS encoding NAD(P)-dependent oxidoreductase, which produces MKDLVDITAGRLPGAVLAENFGDAHPPLTPAQALVEADRCLFCYDAPCQTACPTGIDIPSFIRKIGTGNLKGSAQDILSANIMGGMCARVCPTEILCEQACVRNTYEDKAVQIGALQRRATDWLFEQDIQLFTRAEPTGKKVAVVGGGPAGLSAAHKLATLGHDVTVYEGRAKLGGLNEYGIAAYKTPFNFAQKEVEYILAVGGITVVTDWKLGRDGSLDDLVKGFDAVFLGLGLAGVNALNAPGEDLPGVENAVDFIARLRQSSDLSQLPIGRRVIVIGGGNTAIDAATQAKRLGAEDVTLVYRRGVETMTATPVEQEWAQINGVKIKHWAKPVKVENADGAVSGVTFEYTTLQGGAVVGTGETFTLAADQVFKAIGQTYAEPEFPGLTLEKGRIKVDADRKTSLAKVWAGGDCVAGGQDLTVASVEDGKRAALSIHATLMA; this is translated from the coding sequence ATGAAGGATTTAGTGGATATTACCGCCGGGCGTTTGCCCGGGGCGGTGCTGGCCGAAAATTTCGGCGACGCGCACCCGCCGCTGACGCCAGCACAGGCGCTGGTCGAAGCGGATCGCTGTCTGTTTTGCTACGATGCGCCGTGCCAGACGGCCTGCCCAACCGGGATTGATATTCCGAGTTTTATTCGGAAGATCGGCACCGGCAATCTCAAAGGCTCGGCCCAGGATATTCTGTCGGCGAATATTATGGGCGGCATGTGCGCCCGCGTTTGCCCGACCGAAATTCTGTGCGAACAGGCCTGCGTGCGGAACACTTACGAGGATAAAGCCGTGCAGATCGGCGCCTTGCAGCGGCGGGCAACCGATTGGCTGTTCGAACAGGACATCCAGCTCTTCACCCGCGCCGAACCCACGGGCAAGAAAGTTGCCGTCGTCGGCGGCGGTCCAGCGGGCCTCTCGGCGGCGCATAAGCTCGCGACGCTGGGCCATGACGTGACGGTCTACGAAGGCCGCGCCAAGCTGGGCGGCCTTAATGAATATGGGATCGCCGCCTATAAGACGCCGTTTAATTTCGCGCAGAAGGAAGTCGAATACATTCTGGCGGTTGGCGGCATTACGGTCGTGACCGACTGGAAGCTTGGGCGCGATGGATCGCTGGACGATCTCGTTAAAGGCTTCGATGCGGTTTTCCTGGGGCTTGGGCTCGCGGGCGTTAATGCGCTGAACGCGCCGGGCGAAGACTTGCCAGGGGTTGAAAACGCCGTCGATTTCATCGCGCGCCTGCGGCAATCGAGCGACCTGAGCCAGCTTCCCATCGGGCGGCGGGTGATCGTTATCGGCGGCGGCAATACCGCCATTGATGCGGCAACCCAGGCCAAGCGCCTCGGCGCCGAAGATGTGACCCTGGTGTACCGTCGCGGCGTCGAAACCATGACGGCCACCCCGGTCGAACAGGAATGGGCGCAGATCAACGGCGTGAAGATTAAGCATTGGGCCAAGCCGGTAAAGGTCGAGAACGCTGACGGCGCGGTCAGCGGTGTGACCTTCGAATATACGACGCTGCAGGGCGGGGCGGTGGTCGGCACGGGGGAAACTTTCACCCTGGCCGCCGATCAGGTCTTCAAGGCTATCGGCCAGACCTATGCGGAACCGGAGTTTCCGGGGCTGACGCTCGAAAAAGGCCGCATCAAGGTCGATGCCGACCGCAAAACCAGCTTAGCGAAAGTCTGGGCCGGGGGCGATTGCGTTGCGGGCGGACAAGACCTCACGGTCGCCTCGGTCGAGGACGGCAAGCGCGCCGCCCTCTCCATCCATGCAACCCTGATGGCTTAA
- the preA gene encoding NAD-dependent dihydropyrimidine dehydrogenase subunit PreA, whose protein sequence is MADLRTNFAGIKSPNPFWLASAPPTDKAYNVIRAFKAGWGGVVWKTLGEDPPVVNVTSRYGAWHDGDRRVMGLNNIELITDRPLEVNLREIKEVKRDWPDRALVVSLMVPCEEDSWKRILPLVEDTGADGIELNFGCPHGMSERGMGAAVGQVPEYVEMVTRWCKQYSRMPVIVKLTPNITNILGPARAAKAGGADAVSLINTINSIMSVNLDAMAPEPVVDGKGTHGGYCGPAVKPIALNMVAEIARTMDTRGIPISGIGGITTWRDAAEFMALGAGAVQVCTAAMVYGFKIVEDMIDGLNNWMDDKGYKTLDDFVGMAVPNVTDWQYLNLNHDLKARINQDLCISCGRCHIACEDTSHQAITKEKDGKRYFDVVDSECVGCNLCMIACPVPQCITMEAVDTDRPYTNWTTHPNNPMRKVAAE, encoded by the coding sequence ATGGCTGACTTGCGCACCAATTTTGCAGGTATCAAATCGCCGAACCCCTTCTGGCTGGCCTCTGCCCCGCCGACGGATAAGGCCTATAACGTCATCCGCGCGTTCAAGGCGGGCTGGGGCGGCGTTGTCTGGAAGACGCTGGGGGAAGACCCGCCCGTGGTCAACGTCACTTCCCGCTATGGCGCGTGGCACGATGGCGACCGCCGGGTGATGGGGCTGAATAATATCGAGCTGATCACCGATCGGCCGCTAGAAGTGAACCTGCGCGAAATCAAAGAAGTGAAGCGCGACTGGCCCGACCGGGCGCTGGTCGTCTCGCTGATGGTTCCGTGCGAGGAAGACAGCTGGAAGCGTATTCTGCCGCTGGTGGAAGACACCGGCGCAGACGGGATCGAGCTTAACTTCGGCTGCCCGCATGGCATGTCGGAACGCGGCATGGGGGCGGCGGTCGGGCAAGTCCCCGAATATGTCGAAATGGTCACGCGCTGGTGCAAGCAGTATAGCCGCATGCCAGTGATCGTGAAGCTAACGCCGAATATCACCAATATCCTCGGCCCGGCGCGGGCGGCGAAGGCGGGCGGGGCGGATGCGGTCTCGTTGATCAATACGATCAATTCGATCATGAGCGTCAATCTAGACGCGATGGCCCCCGAACCCGTGGTAGACGGCAAGGGCACCCACGGCGGCTATTGCGGCCCGGCGGTAAAGCCGATTGCTCTGAATATGGTGGCCGAAATCGCCCGCACGATGGATACGCGCGGTATTCCCATCTCCGGAATCGGCGGGATCACCACGTGGCGCGACGCGGCGGAGTTTATGGCGCTCGGGGCCGGGGCCGTACAGGTCTGTACCGCCGCGATGGTCTACGGCTTTAAGATCGTCGAAGACATGATCGACGGCTTGAACAATTGGATGGACGACAAGGGCTATAAGACGCTCGACGATTTCGTCGGCATGGCTGTCCCGAATGTCACCGATTGGCAGTATCTGAACCTCAATCACGACCTGAAAGCGCGGATCAATCAGGATCTCTGCATCTCCTGCGGGCGTTGCCATATCGCCTGCGAAGATACGTCCCATCAGGCGATCACCAAGGAAAAAGACGGCAAGCGCTACTTCGATGTGGTCGATTCGGAATGCGTGGGCTGTAACCTCTGCATGATCGCCTGCCCGGTGCCCCAGTGCATCACGATGGAGGCAGTCGATACCGATCGGCCTTATACCAATTGGACGACGCATCCGAATAATCCGATGCGCAAGGTCGCGGCGGAATAG
- a CDS encoding ABC transporter ATP-binding protein: MDETSAAANGSARAEAAQPVIEIADLSLVYQTADHPVMALSHVNLTINKGDFVSFIGPSGCGKTTLMRVVADLEHPTSGKALVNGGTPEQARLDRAYGYVFQAPTLYPWRSVERNVMLPLEIMGLPKAEQKARAKAALELVSLTGFERKFPWQLSGGMQQRVSIARALSFEPQLLLMDEPFGALDEITRDRLNDELLSLWKKTEKTVIFVTHSISEAVYLSTKIVIMSARPGRIIDVIDSPLPRDRSAATRDTQAFLEVAHRVREGLLAGHGQDE; this comes from the coding sequence ATGGACGAGACGAGCGCGGCGGCAAACGGTTCTGCCCGGGCAGAGGCGGCGCAGCCGGTGATCGAGATTGCCGATCTGTCGCTGGTCTATCAAACGGCGGATCACCCGGTAATGGCGCTGTCGCACGTTAATCTGACCATCAATAAGGGCGATTTTGTTTCCTTCATCGGCCCATCCGGCTGCGGGAAGACGACGCTGATGCGCGTGGTGGCCGATCTCGAACACCCAACCTCCGGCAAGGCACTTGTGAATGGTGGCACGCCGGAGCAAGCGCGGCTCGACCGCGCCTATGGCTATGTGTTTCAGGCGCCGACGCTCTATCCTTGGCGGTCGGTGGAGCGCAATGTCATGCTGCCGCTCGAAATTATGGGGTTGCCGAAGGCGGAACAAAAGGCCCGCGCTAAGGCGGCGCTGGAATTGGTCAGCCTGACCGGCTTCGAGCGCAAATTCCCGTGGCAGCTTTCGGGCGGGATGCAGCAGCGCGTGTCCATCGCCCGCGCCCTGAGCTTCGAGCCGCAACTGCTGCTGATGGACGAGCCGTTCGGCGCCTTGGATGAAATCACCCGCGACCGGCTGAACGACGAGTTGCTCAGCCTATGGAAGAAGACCGAGAAGACGGTGATTTTCGTCACCCATTCGATTTCGGAAGCCGTCTATCTCTCCACCAAGATTGTCATCATGAGCGCCCGGCCCGGCCGGATCATTGATGTGATCGATAGCCCGCTGCCGCGCGACCGTTCGGCAGCGACGCGCGATACGCAGGCTTTCCTAGAAGTTGCCCACCGGGTGCGCGAAGGGCTGCTGGCGGGGCATGGGCAGGATGAATAG
- a CDS encoding ABC transporter permease — protein MNRVSHALSRSLPLVFVLAVLALVWLAASVWLNAPQITDLWQRNGKTAWTTAELIDAAWSQERPLLPAPQQIYADLAKSFSARLDSPRNLLFHTWVTGSAMASGFGLGVLLGIILALGIVHVRTLEKSLMPWVIASQTVPILAIAPMIVVVLGNLGLTGLLPKAVIAMYLCFFPITIGLVKGLRSPDPLQLDLMRTYSASPSQTFWKLRWPAAMPFLFTSLKVAISIALVGAIVGELPTGAQAGLGARLLAGSYYGQTIQIWSALVVSAILGMALVALIGLIERFALSYQAAPKAAGGAK, from the coding sequence ATGAATAGGGTTTCGCACGCCCTCTCGCGCAGCCTGCCGCTGGTCTTTGTGCTGGCGGTTTTGGCGCTTGTCTGGCTCGCCGCATCCGTTTGGCTGAACGCGCCGCAGATCACCGACCTTTGGCAGCGCAACGGCAAGACCGCCTGGACGACCGCCGAACTGATCGATGCCGCCTGGAGCCAGGAACGCCCGCTGCTGCCCGCGCCGCAGCAGATTTACGCTGACCTCGCCAAGAGTTTTTCTGCCCGCCTCGATAGCCCGCGCAATTTGCTGTTCCATACCTGGGTGACCGGATCGGCCATGGCCTCCGGCTTTGGGCTGGGTGTGCTGCTCGGCATCATCTTGGCGCTTGGCATCGTTCACGTCCGCACGCTGGAAAAATCGCTGATGCCCTGGGTCATCGCGTCTCAGACCGTGCCGATCCTGGCGATTGCGCCGATGATCGTCGTCGTGCTCGGCAATCTCGGGCTGACGGGGCTGCTGCCGAAGGCGGTGATTGCGATGTATCTCTGCTTTTTCCCCATCACCATCGGGCTGGTGAAGGGGCTGCGCTCCCCCGATCCACTGCAGCTCGATCTGATGCGTACCTATTCGGCCAGTCCCAGCCAAACCTTCTGGAAACTGCGCTGGCCCGCCGCCATGCCGTTTCTATTCACCAGCCTGAAGGTGGCGATTTCGATTGCCTTGGTCGGCGCGATTGTCGGCGAACTGCCGACCGGCGCGCAGGCGGGCCTGGGGGCGCGGCTGCTGGCGGGGTCTTACTATGGTCAGACGATCCAGATTTGGTCGGCGCTGGTGGTATCTGCCATTCTTGGCATGGCGCTGGTCGCGTTGATCGGGCTGATCGAACGCTTCGCCCTCAGCTATCAAGCGGCGCCGAAAGCGGCGGGAGGGGCGAAATGA
- a CDS encoding ABC transporter permease, with protein MTPLILAGATAAGAIASLAVLSAKGAGLLLWPLAVATLGAAWLLMTRLSNDRQADARFGWSVPAIFGLSLLFAWEVVTRGFDIPRVLLPAPSLIGAALLAQAAILFADFQQTVLKSVIAGYLLGNGSAFIIALLVDRSPFLQRGLLPLGNLVSAIPIVGIAPIMVMWFGFDWPSKAAVIVVMTFFPMLISTLAGLQATDRMQRDLMTSYGASYGQTLLALRLPAAAPMIFNALKLNSTLALIGAIVAEFFGTPIVGMGFRISTEVARMNVDVVWATIAVASVIGSAFYGTITLIERRMTFWHPSFRKARG; from the coding sequence ATGACCCCGCTGATCCTGGCCGGTGCGACGGCAGCAGGGGCGATTGCCAGCCTTGCCGTCTTAAGCGCCAAGGGGGCCGGTCTGCTGCTCTGGCCTTTGGCGGTGGCGACGCTTGGCGCCGCGTGGCTGCTGATGACCCGCCTGTCGAACGATAGACAGGCTGATGCGCGCTTTGGCTGGTCCGTTCCGGCGATTTTTGGGCTGTCCTTGCTGTTCGCCTGGGAAGTCGTCACGCGCGGCTTCGATATTCCCCGCGTGCTGCTGCCCGCGCCCAGCCTGATCGGGGCGGCGCTTCTCGCGCAAGCCGCAATCTTATTTGCCGATTTTCAGCAGACGGTGCTGAAGTCGGTCATTGCGGGCTATCTGCTGGGCAATGGTTCGGCTTTCATTATCGCGCTGTTGGTGGATCGCTCGCCGTTCCTGCAACGCGGGTTGTTGCCGTTGGGGAACCTCGTCAGCGCCATTCCCATCGTCGGCATCGCGCCGATTATGGTGATGTGGTTCGGCTTCGATTGGCCCTCGAAGGCGGCGGTGATCGTCGTCATGACCTTTTTCCCGATGCTGATTTCGACGCTGGCGGGCTTGCAGGCGACCGACCGGATGCAGCGCGATCTGATGACATCCTATGGGGCCAGCTATGGGCAAACGCTGCTCGCCTTGCGTTTACCGGCAGCAGCCCCGATGATCTTTAATGCCTTGAAGCTGAACTCCACCCTGGCGCTGATCGGCGCCATCGTCGCCGAATTCTTCGGTACGCCGATTGTCGGCATGGGGTTCCGCATTTCGACCGAGGTAGCGCGGATGAACGTCGATGTCGTCTGGGCCACCATTGCCGTTGCCAGTGTGATCGGATCGGCCTTCTACGGCACGATCACGCTGATCGAGCGGCGCATGACGTTCTGGCACCCATCGTTCCGCAAGGCGCGGGGGTGA